CACTATTCTGCGAATGAAGTTCAGAATCACCATGGATGGCGTAGCCCTTACAAGACGGCTATTAAGACAGTTACCAAGTTGACAACATACCAGCCACGTGTAAGATTTTCTTACATGGAGATGCTATCATGAAGAGTACAAAACAAAAAGTTTTAGAGGAAGTGACCGAGGTCCTGAAAACAATGACAGAAATTGAGGGAGTCACAATAACTCTGGAATGTAACCCCATAGAAAACCTTGCACTTGACAGTGGTCATGGAATTCCTTTTGCTCTTGAAATTGAAGACAGACTTTCAATTGTTATCCCGCCAGAAATCAACCCTTTCGTCAACGACACTCCCATTCCATGTGCCAGAACAGTGGGTGAAATTGTTGATTTGTTGATTGCGCTTTCAGCAAAGCAGGACGAGGCACAAAAATGAACGATAATAACCGCCCTGAAATTGCACGTCGCTTACAGCTTGCACGAAAACAAGCGGGTTTGACCCAAGGACAAATTGCATCAATAATAGGGTTGCCACGCCCTGCGATATCAGAAATTGAAGCTGGAAGAAGGAAGGTATCCGCAGAAGAACTTATAGCCTTGAGTGAAGCATACGGCATTAGCATCTCGTGGTTGACCTCCTTAAGCTCTCGAGCAACTCCCCCCGCCGTGGAATTGGCGGCCCGAGAGCTCGCGAAACTTAAACAGGAAGATTTAGATGCGGTGCTCAATCTACTAAAGACACTGCGATCAACAGACACGGAGTAGTCCATGGATAAACGGACAACGCAGGGGCGGATAGCACTGCGTGCAGCTCTTGATACAAGAAAACGCGCAAAAGTGACTTTTGACTCCCCTGTATGCGTCTATGACCTTGCAGAAAAGCTTAACGTTTCCTTATGGTTTCAGGGTGGGGGTAGCTTTGGTGGAATGTTTTCGAAAAATGCAAATGCCATATTCATCCCGAGCTTGCGTCCTGCAGCGCGACAAACATTCACATGCGCCCATGAACTAGGCCATTGGTACTTTGGGCATGGGTCGAGAATCGATGCACATAATGAGCACGAGGTATCGTTTCAAAGCGACAACGAGGAAGAGAAATTAGCAGATCTTTTTGCAGGTCATCTATTGATGCCCATAGATGCCATAAAACATGCTTTCCAAAAAAGGCACATATCACCGAATAACTGTACTGAAATAGAATTTTATAGAATTGTGAGTCAGCTTGGTGTAGGATATACCACACTATTGGGGCATATGCTTTGGACTCAAAAAATTTTGAATCAAAGCAGTTACGAGCGATTAAAAAAATGCTCACCTAAAAAAATCAGGGCTACTCTTTTAGATTTTTTGGATACAGATCCAGAGCACTTAGTTATTGCAGACGAGGAGTGGGAGGTATCACCTATTGATCTTCAAGTTGGCCAAGTAGCAATTGTCCCGCCTAAGGCCTCAAGCAGAGGAGATTGCATCTCAATCATTA
Above is a window of Desulfovibrio sp. DNA encoding:
- a CDS encoding helix-turn-helix transcriptional regulator, with the translated sequence MNDNNRPEIARRLQLARKQAGLTQGQIASIIGLPRPAISEIEAGRRKVSAEELIALSEAYGISISWLTSLSSRATPPAVELAARELAKLKQEDLDAVLNLLKTLRSTDTE
- a CDS encoding ImmA/IrrE family metallo-endopeptidase — translated: MDKRTTQGRIALRAALDTRKRAKVTFDSPVCVYDLAEKLNVSLWFQGGGSFGGMFSKNANAIFIPSLRPAARQTFTCAHELGHWYFGHGSRIDAHNEHEVSFQSDNEEEKLADLFAGHLLMPIDAIKHAFQKRHISPNNCTEIEFYRIVSQLGVGYTTLLGHMLWTQKILNQSSYERLKKCSPKKIRATLLDFLDTDPEHLVIADEEWEVSPIDLQVGQVAIVPPKASSRGDCISIIRQTSIATTVRAERPGISTLECDNGWVAFVRVSRKNFEGRSIYRHLEEVDDE